Proteins from a genomic interval of Streptomyces fodineus:
- a CDS encoding type I polyketide synthase, which translates to MSGAATDIAVIGMSCRFPGVGGPDQFWRLLLDGKSTVGTFPQQRAVATRHPSHPDAVTVNSGSFFDSIDGFDAEFFGTGPAEAAAMDPVQRLGLELAWEAVEDAGVPVTALAGREIDVVVGAAQSGYELLRTRSGSDRDDHYAALGSSGALIANRISALFDVRGMSFCADSGQSSALVSFALACERIRSGAVDMAIVGGVNLVADPEAGLGMANLGALSPEGRCFAFDERASGFTRGEGGAFVLLKGLDLAVAHDDHIYAVVRGWSVGSGGASSRIPDPSPGAQAATVLSALERAAVPFDGVDYVEAHGTGTRVGDPAEIAGLREVFRETGRSRPLVIGSVKTNVGHLEPAAGIVGLVKAALCLDRAHLVPSLNFRSPNPAIPDFRKDFEVLLAARPWPSAPCRPRRAGVSAFGMGGTNAHVILEQAPARRTQPRAAGDGPAPTGVSGVVPWVLSARSEPALREQAARLRDHVAADASLTAADVGYSLVSTRTSFEHRAVVLGGDRAQALAGLDLVAAGADSARVVTGVAAEPVGPVVFVFPGQGSQWLGMGRRLYAESEVFARGIDECARALAPWVDWSLVDLVTGVESAPSLERGDDVVQPALFAMMVSLARVWRSLGVVPDAVVGHSQGEIAAACVADVLPLQDAARIVALRSRALTELAGAGGLTAVSAPLGWVEDRLGRWSGRLCVGAVNGPASVVISGDLEALDEFAAMAAGDGVPVGRVRIEYASHSHHVERVRDRVLDATAGLSPRRSPVEFHSTVTGGLLDTPVLDGPYWYDNLRSTVRFGEVVENLMRDGGGVFVEVSPHPVLAVAMGEIADALAASPVMVGTLHRSDGSASSILTSLAELHVRGVPVNWEAVFAADRPRRIGLPTYAFQRQRYWLTAPDDTGTPNTDPAAREDGPGARAGTADLGSEASVLHLVCAEAAAVLGRVDLTGADVAARAADTFKALGFDSSMAVRLRNRLTAAVGVRLPATVAFSHPTPQTLGRHVFSLLVPEGPDAPETVEATSAESRTDDELYELIDRGYV; encoded by the coding sequence ATGAGTGGCGCAGCCACCGATATTGCCGTCATCGGGATGTCGTGTCGCTTCCCGGGTGTGGGCGGTCCGGACCAGTTCTGGCGCCTGCTGCTTGACGGGAAGTCGACCGTCGGAACGTTTCCCCAGCAGCGTGCGGTCGCCACGAGGCACCCGTCCCACCCGGACGCCGTCACCGTGAACTCGGGTTCCTTCTTCGACTCCATCGACGGGTTCGACGCGGAGTTCTTCGGCACGGGGCCGGCGGAGGCGGCCGCCATGGACCCCGTGCAGCGGCTGGGGCTGGAGCTCGCCTGGGAGGCCGTCGAAGACGCCGGTGTCCCGGTGACCGCGCTCGCGGGCCGCGAGATCGATGTCGTGGTCGGCGCCGCGCAGTCGGGGTACGAGCTGCTGCGCACACGGTCCGGCAGCGACCGGGACGACCACTACGCGGCGCTCGGCTCGAGCGGCGCGCTGATCGCGAACCGGATCTCGGCCCTGTTCGATGTCCGCGGGATGAGCTTCTGCGCGGACTCGGGCCAGTCCTCCGCCCTCGTGTCCTTCGCGCTGGCATGCGAACGGATACGGAGCGGCGCGGTCGACATGGCGATCGTGGGCGGCGTCAACCTGGTCGCCGATCCGGAGGCGGGGCTCGGCATGGCCAATCTGGGCGCCTTGTCGCCCGAAGGCCGCTGCTTCGCCTTCGACGAACGGGCCAGCGGTTTCACCCGAGGAGAGGGCGGGGCGTTCGTCCTGCTGAAGGGACTCGACCTTGCCGTCGCCCACGACGATCACATCTACGCGGTGGTCCGTGGCTGGAGTGTCGGCAGCGGTGGCGCGTCCTCCCGGATACCGGATCCCAGCCCCGGTGCGCAGGCGGCGACCGTGCTGTCCGCTCTGGAACGCGCCGCTGTTCCGTTCGACGGTGTCGACTATGTCGAGGCCCACGGCACCGGTACCCGGGTCGGTGATCCGGCCGAGATCGCCGGTCTGCGCGAGGTGTTCCGGGAGACGGGCCGCAGCCGCCCGCTGGTGATCGGCTCGGTGAAGACGAATGTCGGGCACCTGGAGCCCGCCGCGGGAATCGTCGGCCTGGTGAAGGCGGCGCTGTGCCTGGACCGCGCCCACCTGGTTCCGAGTCTGAACTTCCGGTCCCCGAACCCCGCCATTCCCGACTTCCGGAAGGACTTCGAGGTTCTCCTTGCCGCACGGCCCTGGCCGAGCGCGCCGTGCCGGCCACGGCGGGCAGGGGTGTCGGCGTTCGGGATGGGTGGCACGAACGCGCACGTGATTCTCGAGCAGGCACCGGCGCGGCGGACGCAGCCCCGCGCCGCGGGTGACGGCCCGGCCCCCACGGGCGTTTCCGGGGTGGTGCCGTGGGTGCTCTCGGCGCGGTCGGAGCCGGCGCTGCGGGAGCAGGCGGCGCGGTTGCGGGACCACGTGGCCGCGGACGCGTCGCTGACGGCGGCCGATGTGGGGTACTCGCTGGTGTCGACGCGGACGTCGTTCGAACACCGGGCGGTGGTGCTGGGCGGTGACCGTGCGCAGGCGCTGGCCGGTCTCGACCTGGTGGCGGCGGGCGCCGATTCGGCGCGTGTGGTCACAGGAGTGGCTGCGGAACCGGTGGGACCCGTCGTCTTCGTGTTCCCCGGCCAGGGCTCGCAGTGGCTGGGCATGGGGCGGCGGCTGTACGCGGAGTCGGAGGTGTTCGCGCGCGGGATCGATGAGTGCGCGCGTGCTCTCGCACCGTGGGTGGACTGGTCACTGGTGGACCTGGTGACGGGTGTGGAGTCGGCGCCCTCGCTGGAGCGCGGGGACGACGTGGTCCAGCCGGCGTTGTTCGCGATGATGGTGTCCCTGGCGCGGGTGTGGCGTTCCCTGGGCGTGGTTCCCGATGCGGTGGTGGGCCACTCGCAGGGCGAGATCGCAGCGGCGTGCGTGGCAGATGTGCTCCCGCTTCAGGACGCGGCACGGATCGTCGCCCTGCGCAGCCGGGCATTGACCGAGCTGGCCGGCGCGGGCGGTTTGACCGCGGTGTCCGCGCCCCTTGGATGGGTCGAGGACCGGTTGGGGCGGTGGTCGGGGCGGCTCTGCGTGGGTGCGGTCAACGGGCCGGCTTCCGTGGTGATCTCCGGGGACCTCGAGGCACTGGACGAGTTCGCCGCGATGGCGGCCGGTGACGGCGTCCCGGTCGGCCGGGTGAGGATTGAGTACGCGTCACATTCCCACCACGTCGAACGCGTCCGGGACCGGGTGCTCGACGCCACCGCGGGGCTCTCCCCGAGAAGGTCACCGGTGGAGTTCCACTCCACGGTCACCGGGGGGTTGCTCGACACGCCCGTGCTCGACGGCCCGTACTGGTACGACAACCTGCGCTCGACCGTGCGTTTCGGTGAGGTCGTCGAAAACCTGATGCGTGACGGCGGCGGTGTGTTCGTCGAAGTGAGTCCGCACCCCGTGCTCGCGGTGGCGATGGGAGAGATCGCCGACGCGCTGGCGGCCTCGCCGGTGATGGTGGGTACCCTGCACAGGAGCGACGGGAGCGCGAGCAGCATCCTGACCTCGCTGGCCGAGCTGCACGTGCGTGGTGTGCCGGTGAACTGGGAGGCGGTGTTCGCCGCGGACCGGCCGCGCCGGATCGGTCTGCCGACCTACGCGTTCCAGCGGCAGCGGTACTGGCTGACGGCACCCGACGACACCGGCACCCCGAACACGGACCCCGCCGCGCGGGAGGACGGACCGGGGGCGAGGGCCGGGACGGCGGACCTGGGTTCGGAGGCGTCGGTCCTCCATCTCGTGTGCGCCGAAGCGGCAGCCGTGCTGGGCCGGGTGGATCTGACGGGTGCCGATGTCGCGGCAAGGGCGGCCGACACCTTCAAGGCCTTGGGTTTCGACTCCTCGATGGCCGTGCGGCTCCGCAACCGGCTCACCGCGGCGGTCGGTGTGCGGCTCCCGGCCACCGTCGCGTTCTCCCACCCCACCCCGCAGACGCTCGGCCGTCACGTCTTCTCCCTCCTCGTGCCGGAGGGGCCCGATGCCCCGGAAACGGTGGAGGCAACGAGTGCGGAAAGCCGCACTGACGATGAATTGTACGAATTGATCGACCGCGGATACGTGTAA
- a CDS encoding thioesterase II family protein: MTSGSTGSTSPWFVRPPSADHAARIFCFPFSGAGASAFSAWPAVLDDIEVCPVQFPGRENRLAHPHYGTYENLAADLVPALVPLLDRPFAFFAHCAGALPAFETVVRLTDLGLPGPDCLFVSGQPAPHDASRDPMLTMSEPELRAEVESFIRSRGIEPRPDMIDLGLAVLLRDHAAAGAYRRAEPVAVRCPVVVLHWRDDPGVSLDDLAAWRRYSDAVDIRVVDGGHYDFMDAPEELLKLLTSWR; this comes from the coding sequence ATGACATCCGGCTCCACCGGCTCCACCTCGCCGTGGTTCGTCCGTCCGCCGTCCGCCGACCACGCCGCCCGGATCTTCTGCTTCCCCTTCTCCGGGGCCGGGGCTTCGGCCTTCAGCGCCTGGCCGGCCGTGCTCGACGACATCGAGGTCTGCCCGGTGCAGTTCCCCGGCCGCGAGAACCGGCTGGCCCATCCCCACTACGGCACCTACGAGAACCTTGCCGCGGACCTGGTCCCCGCCCTGGTGCCGCTGCTCGATCGGCCGTTCGCGTTCTTCGCGCACTGCGCGGGCGCGCTGCCCGCGTTCGAGACCGTGGTCCGGCTCACCGACCTGGGCCTGCCCGGTCCGGACTGCCTCTTCGTGTCGGGCCAGCCGGCACCGCACGACGCCTCACGCGATCCGATGCTCACCATGTCCGAACCCGAACTGCGCGCCGAGGTGGAATCGTTCATCCGCAGCCGGGGGATCGAGCCACGGCCGGACATGATCGACCTGGGCCTGGCCGTGCTGCTCCGTGATCACGCCGCCGCGGGTGCGTACCGGCGGGCGGAGCCGGTCGCCGTGCGCTGCCCCGTCGTCGTACTGCACTGGCGCGACGACCCCGGCGTGAGCCTCGACGACCTTGCGGCGTGGCGTCGGTACTCGGACGCGGTCGACATCCGGGTGGTCGACGGCGGCCACTACGACTTCATGGACGCGCCGGAGGAGCTGCTGAAGCTGCTGACCTCCTGGCGGTGA
- a CDS encoding cytochrome P450 — MRLTPGTGNDVDLGRVDLFDLDLYTSGDPHAVWDVMRAKAPLHHQVLPDGREFWSVTRYDDVCRVLGDHREFTSERGTVVTHLGVDDVAAGKLMTSTDPPRHTEVRRAIGARLTARSVSSWRDRIRRAIVAFLEPALDGGPFDLAEQALLLPAIVTGPILGIPERDWGELVQLTAMVTAPSDPHFRHGSEAATLAISHHELVTYVTDWVKRRRHTGGEDGSLLDHLMSVRAGDAPLTDEEIALDGYSILLGANVTTPHTVSGMVHALIERPEQFGKAHADPSLVPNMVEEGLRWTSAACNFMRYAVHDTRIGQGTVPAGGAVVAWIGSANRDESQFPDPHEFDITRSGAKRQVAFGFGPHFCVGAPLARLTLRIFFEELLQRFGSIELAGEPQHLRSYFIAGMTHLPIVARKRKTP; from the coding sequence GTGAGGTTGACACCGGGTACCGGCAACGACGTCGACCTCGGCCGCGTCGACCTGTTCGACCTGGATCTCTACACGTCCGGCGATCCGCACGCCGTCTGGGACGTGATGCGGGCGAAGGCGCCCCTGCACCACCAGGTCCTGCCGGACGGCAGGGAGTTCTGGTCGGTGACTCGATACGACGACGTGTGCCGCGTGCTCGGCGACCACCGGGAGTTCACCTCGGAGCGCGGCACGGTGGTCACCCACCTCGGGGTGGACGACGTCGCGGCGGGCAAGCTGATGACGTCCACCGATCCGCCGCGACACACCGAGGTCCGCAGGGCGATCGGCGCCAGACTCACCGCGCGGTCCGTGTCGTCCTGGCGGGACCGGATCCGGCGAGCGATCGTGGCCTTCCTCGAACCGGCGCTCGACGGCGGCCCTTTCGACCTCGCCGAGCAGGCGCTGCTCCTCCCGGCGATCGTCACGGGCCCGATCCTGGGGATCCCGGAGCGGGACTGGGGCGAACTCGTGCAGCTGACCGCGATGGTGACGGCACCCTCGGACCCGCACTTCCGGCACGGCAGCGAGGCCGCGACGCTGGCCATCTCGCACCACGAACTCGTCACCTACGTCACCGACTGGGTCAAACGGCGCAGGCACACCGGAGGCGAGGACGGGAGCCTGCTCGACCATCTCATGAGCGTCCGCGCGGGAGACGCGCCGCTGACCGACGAGGAGATCGCCCTCGACGGCTACAGCATTCTCCTGGGCGCCAACGTGACGACGCCGCACACCGTCTCGGGCATGGTGCACGCGCTCATCGAGCGGCCCGAGCAGTTCGGGAAGGCGCATGCCGACCCCTCGCTGGTCCCGAACATGGTCGAGGAAGGGCTGCGCTGGACATCGGCCGCGTGCAACTTCATGCGGTACGCGGTGCACGACACCCGGATCGGCCAGGGCACGGTCCCGGCCGGCGGGGCGGTTGTGGCCTGGATCGGGTCGGCCAACCGGGACGAGTCCCAGTTCCCCGACCCGCATGAGTTCGACATCACCCGGAGCGGCGCGAAGCGCCAGGTCGCGTTCGGGTTCGGGCCGCACTTCTGCGTCGGGGCACCGCTGGCCCGGCTCACGCTGCGCATCTTCTTCGAGGAACTGCTCCAGCGGTTCGGATCGATCGAGCTCGCCGGCGAACCGCAGCACCTGCGGTCGTACTTCATCGCCGGGATGACCCACCTCCCCATCGTCGCCAGGAAACGAAAGACGCCATGA
- a CDS encoding phosphopantetheine-binding protein gives MSLVHEIAALWREYLDGCEVGADDDFFALGGNSLIGIRIIDRVARDYGVELSVRAFYLAQTPARVAELIARGRART, from the coding sequence GTGTCACTCGTGCACGAGATCGCGGCGCTGTGGCGGGAGTACCTCGACGGTTGCGAGGTCGGGGCGGATGATGACTTCTTCGCGCTGGGCGGCAATTCCCTGATCGGGATCCGGATCATCGACCGTGTGGCCCGGGACTACGGAGTCGAACTGTCCGTGCGCGCCTTCTACCTGGCGCAGACCCCGGCCCGGGTCGCCGAGCTGATCGCCCGGGGGAGGGCACGGACGTGA
- a CDS encoding putative nonproteinogenic amino acid hydroxylase — MLKSQRLAMLPIDSYDLDSEFSVVDHHDYGGEYDALTFGSWSSHVLANGSGVESDDAFRPHDGSLTLTELGRQLPGIMSLVTDHFSLDRLQWVRVFSLRDGIMTPHVDFLEFAEPGTRLQIPLRTSEESLHSENDIVYHLRRGEVWKIHTTDPHSACSSAGTARLSLCLDFSGAEEPVEIRNDIPATESIRIIERPEATEAEIEELLESGRNWTPATMRSAFRRFAELHFERHAHAAATFDWYVEAARRAGDADMVAKAEAYRTYCIGKRTYGEEFVW, encoded by the coding sequence TTGCTTAAGTCGCAACGACTTGCGATGCTACCCATCGACTCGTACGATCTCGATTCCGAATTCTCTGTGGTGGACCACCACGACTACGGAGGCGAGTATGATGCCCTCACCTTCGGATCGTGGTCGTCCCACGTGCTGGCCAATGGCAGCGGCGTCGAATCCGACGACGCCTTCCGCCCGCACGACGGCAGCCTGACCCTCACTGAGCTGGGCAGGCAGCTGCCCGGCATCATGTCCCTGGTGACCGATCACTTTTCCCTGGACCGGTTGCAGTGGGTGCGCGTCTTCAGTCTCCGTGACGGAATCATGACCCCGCACGTCGACTTCCTTGAATTCGCCGAGCCAGGCACCAGGTTGCAGATTCCGCTGCGTACCAGCGAGGAATCCCTGCATTCCGAGAATGACATCGTCTATCACCTCCGCCGCGGTGAAGTGTGGAAGATACACACCACTGACCCTCATTCTGCGTGCAGCTCCGCCGGCACCGCCCGGCTCTCCCTCTGTCTCGACTTCTCGGGCGCCGAGGAGCCCGTTGAGATCCGCAACGACATTCCCGCAACGGAGTCGATCCGCATCATCGAACGGCCTGAGGCGACCGAAGCGGAGATCGAAGAACTCCTGGAATCCGGCCGGAATTGGACCCCGGCGACCATGCGGTCGGCCTTCCGCCGCTTCGCCGAGCTCCACTTCGAGCGGCACGCGCATGCCGCCGCGACGTTCGACTGGTACGTCGAGGCCGCGCGTCGCGCCGGGGACGCCGACATGGTCGCAAAAGCCGAGGCCTACCGCACGTACTGCATCGGGAAGCGGACCTACGGGGAGGAGTTCGTCTGGTGA
- a CDS encoding phytanoyl-CoA dioxygenase family protein yields MNTIDDVVLEKAAAEYAEQGFYIIRDVVPEDVLEEARAHVEWLTRKYPDLRPEHFHHPLIRNDAFWARLVSDPRLVDIAEFFLGPDVACFTAHYICKPPYDGQPVLWHQDGAYWTLSPMEALTVWLAVDESTTENGCLRMIPGSHQLPLHKPSVRTDVPNMLYSTSDDVLVREWAEKRGIVDIELNPGDVSIHHPHLLHCSEANTSAKRRCGLDIGYISTTTRIHSQGLYLDPLLVRGTDTEGLNSYRPFPAYQEGETIPFAGKDEWNDKAAALNEALPPRSRDLPRESPIETTRHMVDRLRAGTVKR; encoded by the coding sequence GTGAACACAATTGACGACGTAGTTCTGGAAAAGGCTGCGGCGGAATACGCCGAACAAGGCTTCTACATCATCCGAGACGTCGTGCCCGAGGATGTCCTGGAGGAGGCACGTGCCCACGTCGAGTGGCTCACCCGGAAGTATCCGGATCTGCGTCCCGAGCACTTCCACCACCCGCTGATCCGCAATGACGCCTTCTGGGCACGTCTGGTCTCGGATCCCCGTCTGGTGGACATCGCGGAGTTCTTCCTCGGTCCGGACGTGGCATGCTTCACAGCCCACTACATCTGCAAGCCCCCGTACGACGGACAGCCCGTGCTGTGGCACCAGGACGGGGCGTACTGGACGCTGAGTCCGATGGAGGCGCTGACGGTGTGGCTGGCCGTCGACGAGAGCACCACGGAGAACGGCTGCCTGAGGATGATCCCCGGCAGCCACCAGCTGCCGCTGCACAAACCGTCGGTCCGCACGGACGTGCCCAACATGCTGTACTCCACCTCCGACGATGTCCTGGTGCGGGAGTGGGCGGAGAAGCGCGGAATCGTGGACATCGAACTCAACCCGGGGGATGTCTCGATCCACCATCCCCATCTGCTGCACTGCTCGGAGGCGAACACCTCCGCCAAGCGACGGTGCGGTCTCGACATCGGCTACATATCGACGACCACCCGGATCCATAGTCAGGGGCTGTACCTCGACCCACTGCTGGTGCGCGGAACCGACACCGAGGGCTTGAACAGCTACCGTCCGTTTCCCGCTTACCAGGAGGGCGAGACGATTCCCTTCGCCGGCAAGGACGAGTGGAACGACAAAGCGGCCGCGCTCAACGAGGCATTGCCGCCTCGCTCACGGGACCTTCCTCGGGAGAGCCCGATCGAGACGACCCGGCACATGGTCGACCGTCTGCGCGCAGGGACCGTGAAGCGCTGA
- a CDS encoding cytochrome P450 family protein → MGDSHLMPSDKNLKETKMAEPVASLLDPEFEDDPVGAFARLREMAPLVRIGFPGGPPVWLITRSEEVKAALNDPRLVVDASNVPGHQGLNIAGQMIENLGVPEDIAGYLANSLMLQDGKNHARLRRLVAPAFSVKRVKALRPRIEQVSARLLEDLAQKEHVDLVREYSTPLTGAVICELVGIDEADQPQLRKWMDEYANPDADFAKSTRSLFDYAKNLIQKRRAEPADDMISTLMQTEGEDGDRLTDAEIVSLIGVLVNGGYHSTAHFIPNAVLTLLDNPDQLALLRAKPEALPHAMEELMRIGNPIPSAGPRYATEDMEFAGVPICKGDALTGSLQSANYDPRVYSDPERCDVERVVPQGGAHVAFGAGPHRCVGAALANLEGEIALNHLLIQRDTLEITVSRRQLRYRELIPGGARLFSSFPVRL, encoded by the coding sequence ATGGGAGATTCACACCTCATGCCCTCCGACAAGAACCTGAAGGAGACGAAGATGGCCGAACCGGTCGCTAGCCTGCTGGACCCGGAGTTCGAGGACGACCCCGTCGGCGCCTTCGCGCGCCTGCGGGAGATGGCGCCGCTCGTGCGCATCGGGTTCCCCGGTGGGCCGCCGGTCTGGCTGATCACGCGAAGCGAAGAGGTCAAAGCGGCTTTGAACGACCCGCGGCTGGTCGTGGACGCCAGCAACGTGCCGGGCCACCAAGGGCTCAACATAGCCGGACAGATGATCGAGAACCTCGGTGTCCCGGAAGACATCGCGGGTTACCTGGCGAACAGCCTGATGCTCCAGGACGGCAAGAACCACGCCCGGCTGCGGCGCCTCGTGGCGCCCGCGTTCTCCGTCAAGCGCGTCAAGGCACTGCGGCCGCGCATCGAGCAGGTTTCTGCCCGACTCCTGGAGGACCTGGCCCAGAAGGAACACGTCGACCTCGTCCGGGAGTACTCCACACCGCTGACCGGTGCCGTCATCTGTGAGCTCGTCGGAATTGACGAGGCAGACCAGCCGCAGCTGCGGAAATGGATGGACGAGTACGCCAACCCCGACGCCGACTTCGCCAAGAGCACCCGGAGCCTCTTCGACTACGCGAAGAACCTCATCCAGAAGCGCAGGGCCGAGCCGGCGGACGACATGATCTCCACCCTGATGCAGACGGAGGGCGAAGACGGTGACCGGCTCACCGACGCCGAGATAGTCTCGTTGATCGGCGTACTGGTGAACGGCGGATACCACTCCACGGCCCACTTCATCCCGAACGCCGTTCTCACCCTGCTCGACAATCCTGATCAGCTGGCCCTGTTGCGCGCCAAGCCGGAAGCGCTGCCCCATGCCATGGAGGAGTTGATGCGGATCGGGAACCCCATCCCGAGCGCGGGGCCGCGGTACGCCACCGAGGACATGGAGTTCGCCGGGGTCCCCATCTGCAAGGGCGATGCCCTGACGGGCTCCCTTCAGTCCGCCAACTACGACCCACGCGTCTACAGCGACCCCGAACGGTGCGACGTGGAGCGTGTGGTGCCGCAAGGGGGAGCCCACGTCGCCTTCGGTGCCGGCCCGCACCGCTGCGTCGGCGCGGCGCTCGCCAACCTCGAAGGCGAGATAGCCCTCAATCACCTGCTGATCCAGCGCGACACCCTGGAAATCACCGTGAGCCGCCGTCAGTTGAGGTACCGCGAGCTCATTCCCGGTGGCGCCCGGCTGTTCTCCTCGTTTCCCGTGCGTCTGTGA
- a CDS encoding thioesterase II family protein: protein MTREDRDRTVLLCAPFAGAGPSFFHPWRALSAGRWRVVPVELPGRERRILETPYRNVAEAARNAVDDIVADLGEGARTVLFGHSLGAVLAYELVHLLSARDVSVDRLVVSGSPGPWTQRERRATGLPEEEFLARVEEFAGFRHEALDHPEMRELILPVLRADCEMHENYVPSTDEPVPVPICSIRGGSDGLVGAEQAQEWRKATTGGFSYAELPGDHMYLVDRAREVLDLIELECARER from the coding sequence GTGACGAGGGAAGACCGGGACCGGACCGTGCTGCTGTGCGCACCGTTCGCGGGGGCGGGACCTTCGTTCTTCCACCCGTGGCGGGCGCTGTCCGCCGGCCGGTGGCGCGTGGTCCCGGTCGAACTGCCCGGCAGGGAACGGCGGATTCTGGAGACGCCGTACCGGAATGTCGCGGAGGCGGCCAGGAATGCGGTGGACGACATCGTCGCGGACCTCGGCGAAGGGGCGCGGACCGTGCTGTTCGGACACAGTCTGGGCGCGGTGCTCGCCTACGAGCTGGTGCATCTGCTGAGCGCGCGCGACGTGTCCGTGGACCGGCTGGTCGTCAGCGGTTCGCCGGGACCGTGGACACAGCGGGAGCGACGGGCGACGGGCCTTCCGGAGGAGGAGTTCCTCGCCAGGGTCGAGGAGTTCGCGGGGTTCAGACACGAGGCCCTCGACCACCCGGAGATGCGTGAACTCATTCTCCCCGTGCTGCGGGCCGACTGTGAGATGCACGAGAACTACGTTCCGAGCACCGACGAACCAGTGCCGGTGCCGATCTGTTCGATTCGGGGCGGATCCGACGGCCTGGTCGGAGCGGAACAGGCGCAGGAATGGCGGAAAGCGACCACGGGCGGATTCAGCTACGCGGAACTCCCAGGCGACCACATGTACCTGGTCGACCGCGCCCGGGAGGTACTCGATCTGATCGAGCTGGAATGCGCCCGTGAGCGCTAG